The following DNA comes from Alosa alosa isolate M-15738 ecotype Scorff River chromosome 13, AALO_Geno_1.1, whole genome shotgun sequence.
TCATCAGACGTGAGTCAACAATCCAAAGACACCCATATATGTACAATTAAGTGATCACATGATCACACAGTGGTGTTACACAGGCAAGTAATTATCCAATCACAGCAATAGCCAATACATGTTCAGTAATGTGgtgcatacatacatccatacacatATCTACATTTTCCAAAAACACCTACATACACTATATACAAAAATTACAGGAGTCCAACAACTACAAAAAACATGACCTCATTCTCTGTCCACAGGATACACAACGGTCAGATGTCAAAACAGACTGTGCAAAATTGTGCAAAATAGTGCAAATTGGCATCCATTGTCAAAATGTGCAAATTGGCATGTCGGCATTAAACTCATATTCACTTATAGTAGCTGTCCATAGAATAAGCAAGTATACACAAATCCCATATCACAAATCACCAGCTCGAGGTCATACAAATAGTCTGTGCAAAATTGTGCAAAACTGTGCAAAACTCATCGTAAGTCATGTGCAAAACTCATCGTAAGTGTTTTGTCCAGCACCCAGGATTAGATCGGGATGTGCGTGCGTTTTTTCCTCTTTGtctgctactgtgaccttgaatttcccctagggatcaataaagtatatctatctatcactcgTGGATGAgcaccctcatgtggaaccacaggaggaactgcaaccagttcagaaaccggaagttttctgAGAGTGgcaatagagctgcacagtcccgcccatagatatatatactgactagaTGTCGCCTTGGGCTTCGAAGCATACGTCAAcaccgccgccatcttggagCGGGGATCTGAAGCGCCAAATTAGTTTTCCCGCATTGGAATCAGCTCTGAAGATGCCGGACTTTTGTGCTTCATATGGATGTTCGAAcgaaagaaatgaaaaaaaaaaaaaaaacagcaagggATAACATTTCACAGGTGAGGATGTGTTTTATGATATTGAATGTTACGAAAGTATATTTCTGCTTACGAAATTATATCTCTAGGTTCAGTCCTTTGTCGACGACCGCATGTAAGTTCATCCATGCTAGTTGCTACCCACGCTAGTGTAAGTTGTTTTTGCCAGTTACGAAACCAACAATGAACAGaatgtatttatattaatgTAATATGATAGTGAGATGTTGGAAATTTGTCCACACACTTGTGCCATTGTAGTTTGTGAAGTAATTTTGCTCGACAAGCATTTCGTACTTGCTGTTCATGGTGAAGACCACGAAGTTAACGTTGACCTATGAAAGAAATGGAGCTAGGTAACGTTAAGTTATTTTAATGTAAGTTGAAGAAAACCAACGATGAATATAATATGATTGCAAGATGGTGAAGAATTGCCTAAAGTTTGTGTCAGTGTTAGTTTGTGAAGTAATGTTAGGgtcgttcacaccaagaacgataactatttaaaaaaaaaaaattgttgtcGTGagtgacgacgttcacacataaactatagtGCTAACAATATGATGAACGATATCGTTGAGGAACAATATTGGTGTTGTTATCGATATAGTTATTGTTATCGTCCTCCCTGGTGAACAGCCCTTCACTCTGCTCTCACGTGGTTATGTCCCTTGAAGTACAAAAATGCTATGGACTGttgaatttgttttgtttgtagaTTCCCAAAGGATAAACAGAGACGTCAGTCATGGGCAATAGCACTCAGGAGAGAGGGGTTTGAGCCAAAAGACCGCACTGTACTGTGCAGCTGTCATTTTCGGCCTGAAGATTTTGACAAGAGTGGACAGACTGTCCGGTTACGACAAGGAGCGATCCCATCCATTTTTAAGTTTCCTGATCGTCTTTCAAAAGTTTGTTACAGCATTTGTTTTAATCACAACATTCTGTAATTGATTACATGTTCCTGTAAGTTCAAACAATTTCCCTTTTCTGTAGCAGCCTAGTTCATCAAGGTTAAACAGAACGTCAAACAAGGCAACTGAGTCTCCACAGCCATGGTCCAACACGCCTGTCAGGGGATTTGTAGGACCAGACCTCATTCATCAGTTAATCTCTGTAAGTGAAGTGATTTATCCCCATTGGATGCTTGGTGGATGTGTAACAGTGACATTTTTAAAAGTTAGGAGACAGGATTGAAGTTACTTAGTTGCGAAATATTTTTCAGGATCATCAGTATGCCCTTGACCCAGTGAAAGCAAAAGAGAAGTtgattgtgtatcaaaagaacgTGGAGAAGTTACGACGGGACTTGAGAAATGCGAAGGACAGGGAAAGGAGACAAAAGAAGACAGTGAGCTCCTTGTTGGAGGATTTAAAAAAGAACAAGATGTTAACAGAGGAACTGGAGCAAAAGCTGGATTTCTACTTTGGTTGGTTGACTCCCTCTCTTTGCATGTTGCATGTATAATTTTGTAGTAGTATGTCTCATCTCACCCATTTTGATTGctgtttcattatttttcttGATTACCTACCTGAGAGATATTTTTCAATTGGTTGTAGAAAAAAATGCATCTGAACAAGTTGTCTCTAAATCAATCTGAAATATGTCTCTGTGAAACTAGAAATATTTCACTGAACCTTCCAGACCTTCCAGTTGAACTGTTCAGGCATGACCGTGCCTTCACTCCTGCTCAACAAGAATTTGCTTTAACCTTGCATTTACATGGACCTAAAGCCTACATTTATCTGAAGGAAACCATGAAGATACCTCTTCCACATCCTCACACTCTTCTAAagtaaatataatattttctacaaTTTCACATGTCAGAAATAGATGAAACTGATATGTCAATATGTATTCTGTTGTTTATTGCTTTACCTGTAACAGATGGTTGCAGACTGTGGATGCCAAGCCTGGGTTAAACACATCGCTTCTAGATATGTTACAGAGACGGAAAAACGAAGACCCTGTTCGGTATGGTCAAGTGTGTCTGGTTTTGGATGGCATGTCCATAAGGAGACAAGTGCAGTACgactcacacaaacagacaatgGTTGGTTTTGTGGATCTCGGCAGTGGGATAGATGAGTAAGGTAGTGTTGTTGCAGGGATACTAAACACTTAGGTTAACGATTCTTAAAACTCTCATACGGTAATCAGTTAAGGAACTGTAGTAATATGGAATGTTTGTTTTCACACCGGAAGATGCTTTTACACTGGATACTTTCACACTGGATGCTTTTAGACAATGGCTATCCTCTCCTATATACTGTAATCTAACAAGCTGTAgtaatatggaatgttaaatTTCACACTGGATGCTTTCAGAGAATGTTAAACTGTcttatacagtgggcatcgctttcaaatggccacttcagtcacgcattacgaggcgtgaagctgcgtgaagctttagtaccattttcagccactgtgcgtcgctctgccactgtacatcgctctgtcagtagcctgactgccgccccttctgaaaaagcaggaggctacctttaaacgtaggctaattgttaccgagaggaatcccagccctcactaattcaataacaaaataaatcgtaattaaacattgcctcgattaaggctacttgggtatggcttaaggcttgactacacggtggtagcgaaaatcgaaatctgcttttgatagcctaccggtgccgctctACAAAAcgaaaaatatcttaatttgctgtctatgttattgtcagtgttggggggtAGCGCGAACTcacacaaatcaaaacagtgtcttaatttgccctacttcttgactgcaatgtagtcaactgactgtttgacatgtcattttttttttctgtacaataaacaaatacatctgcttttatgccgcagaattacattcatatttggctgactgcagatcccttaagattaagatagtagcctatacaaaaagcacttcatactgtcataaaaaaatagttaaaacgaatagctatttgcaatatgacaaaacactggtcctcatttttgCGAATGcaaggacgatatgagcctgttgcatttagttagatgtcgaagtcaatgataatgtttgaaaaccactggctcgtaatcacaataatttaacacacgacagttggatagcctacttcatcatgtccccatgcctacatttttgtgagtagcatagagatcgttaaaaacaagaaagtatggctctccgtttgggacattgaaaacgtatatttttaatagactaccgtcgaagatgctgacttgcaaaagcctcgggataacacgttatctccactatcatcagtcatgccccttgatcaaagtggggaatgaaataaaagtttgagaaccactggcttaacaagttacctgcagtccagaacacagaatctgttgcaatattctgatgatcggcaatgatatcggcaaatgtttgttttccaaagtaagaatttcacttcaccatgcacctttgacaatgaatagctcattacactagttactgttaaacgtaggcctacctggtctcattacaaacattattctgtgtcctaaaactggcatattttatggcattgtgtcatgtaagttcgttgcaaaatctagagaaatgtgtgaggtggtcagcgggggacaattgagacacacattggattgtattattacttgaacattccacactatccacagctgtggtaggcctatcaggggcaggaggattactgttagcacaggctttatataaaattcttcaacagaaggcctcgaatgttgtcttgtttgtggagcgctttgcttcgcttctgtaatctcggcttcattgaaaatgagggcttccctcaatgaccctctgagaataaataaaggttgaatgaatgaatgaataaatgaatgaatgaatgcaagcttgcccaaaataaaggcctgtggtttgcgcagcttTGCATcgcttttatgaatgcaaaattgttccctcgcgattggaagctcctgttgcgcataggctacgcatttcaaaacatcgcaacgtaaaatgccacaaaaaagctgtttatgaataggtgttagtgagttaggagtcctctcgacctaagctgtcccagacttaggtgctacttttaggtctaaaatgcttcgtgaattactttttgtgaaaaaattagagtcctaaagttagggaGGACAagcgcccattatttttaggagttgctcctaaattcgccagttaggagctacttttagcctttaaattctttgtgaatacggcccctgaataaaaaggcttagcctaaatgaatcaagacaaaacaaatagcttagtagcctaatgaaacatacggattgatgtagtatctttgtaaaattattaaattattctgttactatgcctatgtttgcaaaagagaacattttaatttgattcacaataatgttaaatttaatttacatgttgacaatgattagcctagttttggttgttgttggcggcgttattgcatgttatttatgcctacaatgcaaaattgcttcctcgcggttggaagctcctgtagctgcataggatttcaaaacacggcaaaatgccgcaggtttgtgaataggtctgtgagtaaggagtcctcttgacttcttttaaactgtcagaggtgggaaggtgtgatttgttgggggcagggccggattaactgggcacaaatgtctgatggccccttccccagccaacgtgaatcgggtggttagttaataggcctatcatggaagatttttcctgccatctaaggcacgaagcatctgtgaggccaagcctcaccaagtagcttgtttgtttacaactaacattccatttaattaaactgctttataggctatgccgaaatagttttcaacattttgaatattagtgtcgggtgaattgaaatgttctcaaagtagccttatggctgaaagctgcttgggatcccccccgtcaagcaatataaccatacaaacgcgcttcctgcactcattgtttcaaaaggagtaattttggctttgtcagagctgaagagctgtggacggcacggcacggtatgcccaatgaaaataaattagcatagcaaacacaacacaccccgcttctctcgcgtcagtcactgacatgaacgaaacacagaacccgcttctctcacggcagtcactgacagtaacctagaataaatgcatggggaaaaacacttccccatgacaaaaagacatcgtaaaacactgaaagttaatattttgtcacaacatacatctgtcctttgtcaaatgtattatgttccaagtagcctatgcgtaattctgcttcataaagttgaacaaatatatttgcttatttcacagaaaaatataaatagccagttagggtctatagtgcagagttggtaagttatggtaggccaacttgcagtgaacatacaaacaggggaaattatttctcttgtagctgagtagcctcaggtgcgcacgtagacataaggccgaacatgcaagcgccaatgaatcgtgctctgacgacaatcacgccgttaaacttaaataggttaacatcactctaagttcgccttcaagcaaggaaaacgatgatttgaagacatccgtttcgttggaagggcaaggggtagcaacagggcaacacagatacaggcccgatggcagggctgttatgagagtattaaaatatgggatattctaatggaaaacattaaaagcggcaagacagcggggaaagttaaaatacgtgataaaacacggaaaaagttggcatgcattgttttcggtcccgtgcacagggattatttgtcatattattaatcacatatgataatttgtgaaattgtgcaaacaggcgcaacacatttgaaaaggaaggcctggtagcatgcaagctcacgggaaagattgatttaagaacgttatcacagtgtgtggctgtggcgcgggcggaagacagcgacaattggcaggggagggtcatgtcttttttaacaattctgtcggagggtcattgaaaaatgtctagcaggcaagagagggtcatgcaacttctaACTGAaacactcaaaattcctccggtggccccttcaataaataacgaacagtccctagattgctgctgggctatatgtcttggttcatgtctgttaacaactcattgccgtcaaacgcgatagcctatctcaagcggttgcatccattacaaacaaacatgcaatgtgaacgtctgggattggggagagcactaaatgctctgctgaataagcacaaagtcaaacctttaaatgaaaaacactctttaataataaaaaaataaaataaaccgctaatgaagtaaacttgtgaccatcaaaaatcgtttatcacctgtaactccgtgataacaggacataacaggaaggcatttggctgagcaacggaggttaatatgctctatattttgtccaaataatgtctgtccatcatcgttgcactctgagaaaaccagaatgtttaatttgtcctgcgtttcttctacggctgcaaacgggattcactcgcagttaaccaaatatttcttcattagggcagggcaggcatatttctggctattaaattatttctaaaccagtctgctaaagtctgtagtgaagtctgtgtagggttttccaggctccatttctttttacgagacaccctgctcacttgagccatctaccggttgtttgggttgttgtagcgtctcactggaaaaatacaaattaaagtcgcgtgatcccacgtGCGGACCGCGAgcgaagctggccaagtcgaagcactgcccactgtatactGTTATCAGTTAAGGAGCTGTAGTAATGTGGAATGTTTGTTTTCACACCGGAAGATGCTTTCACACTGGATGCTTTCAGAGAATTGTTAAACTGTCTTATATACTGTAATCATTTAAGAAGCTGTAGTAATATGGAATGTTTTACACTGGATGCTTTCACACTGAATGATTTCATACTGTAATGTGTCTTTATACTAAAATGTGTCTCAATACTGAATGGTTCTTGCATCTTTTTATCCAGCACCTACTTTTGGATATGCTcacgtttgttttgtttagccCAATAAAACGATTTTACACTGGGTCACATAGTATTGCAGGCTTgctgatgtaggctacaaaacaaacCAGTacaattaaaatgtttaaattaacatttatttCCAAGTATGGATATTTACACCATTGTAGCCATTTTGaatgcagtaggctaggccaAGGTAAGTAACGATAGTTCATGTTAAGTTTACTTAAGTGGAAGAATAACCTACGAGTAGGCATTACATTTTGAAGTAGATTATAGgcctattaataataaaatcttCAATTTTCTCTGGACTCGATCTTAAATACATGTCTGTCAGTTGGAACAAACCAAAAGACGAAGAAAATGTTTGAGATTTGGACGATTTATGGTGATTTAGATTTTCTTAAGATCTTTCCTAGATTGACGACAATGCATTAAAGGGGGTTGGAACCCTGCGGCAAGATGGCGTCTCTATTGACGCATTCGTTCCAATGAGAAGCAGTAGTCAAGGCGACAtctagtcagtatatatatatatccaggcgcgcgggaacctatttttgaccaggggtgctgaataacaaaaatggatgtccgacgatttctccccccctggacatgtttcggattttgactgctaaatacatcattttagtgcggtgtgcgggtgatagagagaagttttagggatcaataaagtatatctatctatctatctatctacgtcctgggcagccacaaattccaatgttccgcgacaGCACTCCGACTCCACTGCAtccaccctaaccccacagaagcgcacttgacataATTAAGCCTAAAGTGTTTATGCTTTGAGCGCGCTACAATTCAGACTAGAAATGAGGCCATGCCAGTTGCAGTGGCAAGCACGATTGGTTCACGAGGCGGTGGCGCTACGAACCACTCAGGTGATTCTTTCAGAGAATGAAGCCGTTTCTGCTTCGGACGTCATATGTCACGTGATTTTTTCCGTAGTAAAGCAACCTTCGGAGCAGTGGTTCAAATGGAATTGTAGTTACTGGTTTGAAGCACGTATCGAAGCTTCAGTGTCAGACTGCCATCACTACTTTGcaggcccgtcgctagaaggcaagcaaaccaagcaattgcttggggccccgagctAGCCAGGGGCCCCATgaagacaacgactggttaaaaataaaatgcaacgacaaactgtgagcgcccctttgatagtcaatgcagtaaagtgcaacgacactgttaccggcaataccgggatcccactcaagggggcccctctcagtagtcgctgacagcagccagccagccaggtttgtggtctctgctgctgccgcgaaaatataaaacctcggcagtcataatgaagcggagttatgcatccggaagccagaagagaaaggaagaggatgacaagaaaaaacaagatagtggtaagtgataaattacactggataaaatagctctacttgtcttgtacaaatggtgtaatgtcgcagcaggaaggctagcctagcaaaaaatgtttatgttaactacctgcctgacggcccatgctgcttgtaacaaactacaacagttagcgcaacttttttttctcgaacggacggaatatggttacatactgtaatatgtttattaacgggataaggaagacgcagatctgttccagaatcactgtttatcgtatttaatgacataacattgctatagctttgtaataggtgttgatgaaagtggcatagcttctctgctatactaactattcgactattcgtgataatctatttaccaaatgggggttagTCTGTTAGAcaggtgcgtctgtctaattctcaaacaaCAGAATGCTTAACTGCTAttttaagctacaagtaggcctaggtcaatgtaacattagcttgg
Coding sequences within:
- the LOC125305679 gene encoding LOW QUALITY PROTEIN: THAP domain-containing protein 2-like (The sequence of the model RefSeq protein was modified relative to this genomic sequence to represent the inferred CDS: deleted 2 bases in 1 codon), which gives rise to MSPWASKHTSTPPPSWSGDLKRQISFPALESALKMPDFCASYGCSNERNKKKKKQQGITFHRFPKDKQRRQSWAIALRREGFEPKDRTVLCSCHFRPEDFDKSGQTVRLRQGAIPSIFKFPDRLSKVCYSICFNHNILLRNIFQDHQYALDPVKAKEKLIVYQKNVEKLRRDLRNAKDRERRQKKTVSSLLEDLKKNKMLTEELEQKLDFYFDLPVELFRHDRAFTPAQQEFALTLHLHGPKAYIYLKETMKIPLPHPHTLLKWLQTVDAKPGLNTSLLDMLQRRKNEDPVRYGQVCLVLDGMSIRRQVQYDSHKQTMVGFVDLGSGIDE